A window of the Streptomyces albireticuli genome harbors these coding sequences:
- a CDS encoding aldo/keto reductase: protein MERRTIGASALEVGAIGLGCMPMHWAYTASQRSGEGALRAVHAALDAGTTLLDTADMYGPFTNELLVGRALRERRSEAFISTKCGLLVGEQHVVANGRPGYVKRACDASLRRLQTDVIDVYQLHRPDPEVPVEETWGAMAELVSAGKVRALGWCAIGARTHRRSRAGLYDATIRQLERVQQVFPVSCVQAELSVWSREALDALIPWCASRGVGVLAAMPLGNGFLSGTLTPGQGFEPEDVRARHPRFTAEMMASNQPVVAGLRRVARRHGATAAQVALAWVLAQGRHVVPVPGTKKERWAVENAGAAGVRLGPEDLAEIGALPRAMGSWD from the coding sequence GTGGAGCGCAGGACAATCGGCGCGTCGGCGCTCGAGGTGGGGGCGATCGGCCTGGGCTGCATGCCCATGCACTGGGCGTACACGGCCTCCCAGCGGAGCGGCGAGGGCGCGCTGCGCGCGGTGCACGCGGCGCTCGACGCCGGCACGACGCTGCTGGACACCGCCGACATGTACGGGCCGTTCACCAATGAGCTCCTGGTGGGGCGGGCGTTGCGGGAGCGGCGCTCGGAGGCGTTCATATCGACCAAGTGCGGCCTGCTGGTGGGTGAGCAGCACGTGGTCGCCAACGGCCGGCCGGGCTATGTGAAGCGGGCCTGCGACGCGTCGCTGCGCCGGCTCCAGACCGATGTCATCGACGTCTACCAGCTGCACCGGCCCGACCCCGAGGTGCCGGTCGAGGAGACCTGGGGCGCGATGGCGGAGCTGGTCTCCGCGGGGAAGGTGCGCGCCCTGGGCTGGTGCGCGATCGGCGCCCGGACGCACCGCAGGTCGCGGGCCGGGCTGTACGACGCCACGATCCGGCAGCTGGAACGGGTGCAGCAGGTCTTCCCGGTGAGCTGTGTGCAGGCGGAGCTGTCCGTGTGGTCGCGCGAGGCGCTCGACGCCCTGATCCCGTGGTGCGCCTCGCGGGGCGTCGGCGTGCTCGCGGCGATGCCCCTGGGGAATGGTTTCCTCAGCGGCACGCTCACCCCGGGCCAGGGCTTCGAACCGGAGGACGTCCGGGCCCGCCACCCGCGCTTCACGGCCGAGATGATGGCCTCCAACCAGCCGGTGGTGGCCGGTCTGCGGCGGGTCGCGCGCCGGCACGGCGCGACGGCGGCGCAGGTCGCGCTGGCGTGGGTGCTGGCGCAGGGGCGGCACGTGGTGCCGGTGCCGGGGACGAAGAAGGAACGCTGGGCGGTGGAGAACGCGGGGGCCGCCGGGGTGCGGCTGGGGCCGGAGGACCTGGCGGAGATAGGGGCGTTGCCGCGGGCGATGGGGTCGTGGGACTGA
- a CDS encoding PQQ-dependent sugar dehydrogenase, producing the protein MRRATRPLLALAALLTLAGCSDDGAGLPGRDLPGTPSGAKSPGPGGPSGSAATEPPAAPAKGSVKVVRTLTAKLGSPWGLAALPGGDLLVGSRDTGKIVRVSAKDGAQSELGTVPGVAAGGEGGLLGLAVSPDYATDHLVYAYFTTESDNRIARMRYDDAKPAARRLGAPDTVFRGIPKGTVHNGGRIAFGPDRMLYAGTGESGERGLAQDPESFGGKILRMTPDGRPAPRNPRVDSVVYSSGHRNVQGLAWDADKRLWASEFGQNTWDELNLVEPGGNYGWPAVEGKAGKAGFKDPVAQWGTADASPSGLAYAKGSLWTAGLRGERLWRIPLRGAKPVAEPQAFLKGEYGRLRTVVATDDGGLWLTTSNTDGRGRPGDEDDRVLRLEVS; encoded by the coding sequence ATGCGCCGCGCCACCCGCCCCCTGCTGGCCCTCGCCGCCCTCCTGACGCTCGCCGGCTGCTCCGACGACGGCGCCGGCCTCCCCGGCCGCGACCTCCCCGGCACACCCTCCGGCGCCAAGTCGCCGGGACCGGGCGGCCCTTCGGGTTCCGCGGCCACCGAGCCGCCGGCCGCCCCCGCCAAGGGCTCCGTGAAGGTCGTCCGTACGCTCACCGCCAAGCTGGGGTCGCCCTGGGGGCTGGCCGCGCTGCCCGGCGGGGACCTGCTGGTGGGATCCCGCGACACGGGGAAGATCGTCCGGGTCTCGGCGAAGGACGGCGCGCAGAGCGAGCTCGGCACGGTGCCGGGGGTGGCCGCGGGCGGCGAGGGCGGGCTGCTGGGCCTGGCCGTCTCCCCCGACTACGCCACCGACCACCTGGTGTACGCGTACTTCACCACCGAGTCGGACAACCGGATCGCCCGGATGCGCTACGACGACGCGAAGCCCGCGGCGCGGCGGCTGGGGGCACCGGACACGGTCTTCCGGGGCATTCCCAAGGGGACGGTCCACAACGGCGGGCGGATCGCGTTCGGCCCCGACCGGATGCTCTACGCGGGCACCGGTGAGAGCGGCGAGAGGGGCCTCGCCCAGGACCCGGAGTCCTTCGGCGGGAAGATCCTGCGGATGACGCCCGACGGCCGGCCCGCGCCCCGCAACCCGCGGGTGGACTCGGTGGTCTACTCCTCGGGCCACCGCAATGTGCAGGGCCTGGCCTGGGACGCGGACAAGCGGCTGTGGGCCTCGGAGTTCGGCCAGAACACCTGGGACGAGCTCAATCTCGTCGAACCGGGCGGGAACTACGGCTGGCCGGCGGTGGAGGGCAAGGCCGGGAAGGCGGGGTTCAAGGACCCCGTGGCGCAGTGGGGCACGGCCGACGCGTCGCCCAGCGGCCTCGCCTACGCCAAGGGCTCCCTGTGGACGGCGGGCCTGCGGGGCGAGCGGCTGTGGCGGATCCCGCTGCGCGGCGCGAAGCCGGTGGCGGAGCCGCAGGCGTTCCTCAAGGGCGAGTACGGCCGGCTCCGCACGGTGGTCGCCACGGACGACGGCGGGCTGTGGCTGACGACGAGCAACACGGACGGCCGGGGCCGGCCTGGCGACGAGGACGACCGCGTCCTGCGGCTGGAAGTGAGCTGA
- a CDS encoding DUF6191 domain-containing protein, with protein sequence MFNLMEELFVPGRKHTEEERNRLELVREDAGDADPGKGPVDLDSGHVVIRPRRG encoded by the coding sequence ATGTTCAACCTGATGGAAGAGCTCTTCGTACCGGGTCGCAAGCACACCGAGGAGGAGCGCAACCGCCTTGAGCTGGTACGGGAGGACGCGGGGGACGCGGATCCGGGGAAGGGCCCGGTGGACCTCGACTCGGGCCATGTGGTCATACGGCCCCGGCGAGGCTGA
- a CDS encoding response regulator transcription factor, with product MAGDRERALALTKRGLRLLDETEDPLRSAWFWTQRGKLMVGLARGDGWAEIERAQRLVSGLPASPVHAEVVTHAAGWQATHAPGAGAFETAERAVGLARLVGAEGTELSARLTRGGLMIDSGEVEAGLAEMRAVCARVAEEGHLLVLTRSHVNLASALEGVGRSAEAAEVAAAGAGTLDRFGLRDARGWVYGNLAESLFSLGRWEEADRAACDSLRLAQGRKPRGTASLRLAELALARGDHDAAERELAAAREYYGTHDEQPQYTVPLARLTLELAAARGRILEAREALAGPLARGLTSAVQRYGWPLLVAAATAEADARGLPAAEPGRAAVLDGIRAAAGGLARHAPVWEAYGLFLEAELPRAEGRDDAGRWAAAVAAFEPLDRPYELARARYRWADALLAAGDARSAAGPLARAHEEAGRLGAVPLRDAVALLARRARLPLGGDAAPARAAAPEPDPAEALGLTPRERDVLRLVAAGRGNRQIAEELFISPKTASVHVSRIIAKLGVSSRGEAAATAHRLRLVSLAGAV from the coding sequence ATGGCGGGCGACCGGGAGCGGGCGCTCGCCCTCACCAAGCGCGGCCTGCGGCTGCTCGACGAGACCGAGGACCCGCTGCGGTCCGCCTGGTTCTGGACCCAGCGCGGCAAGCTGATGGTCGGCCTGGCGCGCGGTGACGGCTGGGCCGAGATCGAGCGCGCGCAGCGGCTGGTGAGCGGGCTGCCGGCGTCCCCCGTGCACGCCGAGGTGGTGACGCACGCCGCGGGCTGGCAGGCGACCCACGCCCCGGGGGCCGGGGCCTTCGAGACGGCCGAGCGGGCGGTCGGGCTGGCCCGGCTGGTCGGTGCCGAGGGCACCGAGCTCAGCGCCCGGCTCACCCGGGGCGGCCTCATGATCGACTCGGGTGAGGTGGAGGCGGGCCTCGCCGAGATGCGCGCCGTCTGCGCGCGCGTGGCCGAGGAGGGCCACCTCCTGGTGCTGACCCGCAGCCATGTGAACCTCGCGTCCGCCCTGGAGGGCGTGGGCCGCTCGGCGGAGGCCGCCGAGGTCGCCGCCGCCGGCGCCGGCACCCTCGACCGCTTCGGCCTGCGGGACGCCCGCGGCTGGGTGTACGGGAACCTGGCCGAGTCGCTGTTCTCCCTCGGCCGCTGGGAGGAGGCGGACCGGGCCGCGTGCGACTCCCTGCGCCTCGCCCAGGGCCGCAAGCCGCGCGGCACCGCCTCCCTGCGCCTCGCCGAGCTCGCCCTCGCGCGCGGCGACCACGACGCCGCCGAGCGCGAGCTCGCCGCCGCCCGGGAGTACTACGGCACCCACGACGAGCAGCCGCAGTACACCGTCCCGCTCGCCCGGCTCACCCTGGAGCTGGCCGCCGCGCGCGGCCGGATCCTGGAGGCGCGGGAGGCGCTCGCGGGCCCGCTCGCCAGGGGCCTGACCTCCGCCGTGCAGCGTTACGGATGGCCGCTCCTCGTGGCCGCCGCCACCGCCGAGGCCGACGCCCGCGGCCTTCCGGCGGCCGAGCCCGGCCGCGCCGCCGTGCTCGACGGCATCCGCGCCGCGGCCGGAGGACTGGCCCGCCACGCCCCCGTCTGGGAGGCGTACGGGCTGTTCCTGGAGGCCGAACTGCCACGCGCGGAGGGACGGGACGACGCCGGCCGGTGGGCCGCGGCCGTCGCCGCCTTCGAGCCGCTCGACCGCCCTTACGAGCTGGCCAGGGCGCGGTACCGGTGGGCCGACGCGCTGCTCGCCGCCGGTGACGCCCGGAGCGCCGCCGGACCGCTGGCGCGGGCCCACGAGGAGGCCGGCCGGCTCGGTGCCGTACCGCTGCGGGACGCCGTCGCGCTGCTGGCCCGGCGCGCCCGCCTGCCGCTGGGCGGGGACGCCGCGCCGGCCCGCGCGGCGGCACCGGAGCCCGACCCGGCCGAGGCGCTCGGCCTGACCCCGCGCGAGCGCGACGTCCTGCGGCTGGTCGCCGCGGGCCGCGGCAACCGGCAGATAGCCGAGGAGCTCTTCATCTCACCGAAGACGGCGAGCGTCCACGTCTCCCGCATCATCGCGAAACTGGGGGTCTCCAGCCGTGGCGAGGCCGCCGCCACGGCCCACCGGCTGCGGCTGGTCAGCCTCGCCGGGGCCGTATGA
- a CDS encoding MMPL family transporter produces MTSLARWCLRRRFAVIVLWLVALLGTGAAATFAGSSYSNDYGVPGTESAQATALLQKAFPDGTGDDTVVWHTDTGTVRAAGVEQRMATALREIAELPGVTDVSGPYGADGAARVSPDGHTAYASLTFTADAGGPDKKLVQKVVDTARGAATDDLQVALGGSSIATTEAKSGHLSEIIGVLVAAVVLFVVFGSLAASLLPIATALVGVGTAAMGTVLLGHLMKVADFAPMLGTLIGLGVGIDYALFIVTRHRKGLRAGLSVAEAAERAVATTGRAVVFAGGTVCVALLGMLILRLSFLNGVAIAASLTVVLTVAASVTLLPALLGLIGHRALSRRERRHLAERGPRTEALTGLAARWSAFVERHPKLLGTLAAAVMLVIALPTLSLHLGTSDQGNNPATSTTRQAYDMLGDGFGPGVNGPLTLVADLDGAADRLAFNRLPDTLRHTEGVASASPSVLSSSGDTGVITVVPTTSPQSRDTSDLVERLRGTVLPKAMDHTGVDVHVGGLTASYDDFAGVILGKLPLFVGTVVGLGCLLLLLAFRSIGIPLKAAVMNIAAVASSFGLIVAIFQWGWGSELLGLGGAGPIEPFLPVVMVSVLFGLSMDYQVFLVSRMYEEWLATRDNRRAVRVGLAETSRVINSAAVIMISVFLAFVLSGDRVIAMFGIGLAAAVALDAFVLRTLLVPALMHMLGGANWWLPGWLDRRLPRISIEPPEREKVPVVAVVPARVVTEEGARERVPV; encoded by the coding sequence ATGACCTCACTTGCCCGGTGGTGCCTGCGCCGCCGCTTCGCCGTCATCGTCCTCTGGCTCGTCGCCCTGCTGGGCACCGGCGCCGCGGCGACGTTCGCCGGCTCCAGCTACTCCAACGACTACGGCGTGCCCGGCACCGAGTCCGCTCAGGCCACCGCGCTGCTCCAGAAGGCGTTCCCCGACGGCACCGGCGACGACACCGTCGTCTGGCACACCGACACGGGCACCGTGCGCGCCGCCGGCGTCGAGCAGCGCATGGCCACCGCGCTGCGCGAGATCGCGGAGCTCCCGGGGGTCACCGACGTCAGCGGCCCGTACGGCGCCGACGGCGCCGCCCGCGTCAGCCCCGACGGGCACACCGCCTACGCCTCCCTGACCTTCACCGCCGACGCCGGGGGGCCGGACAAGAAGCTGGTCCAGAAGGTCGTCGACACCGCCCGCGGCGCGGCCACGGACGATCTCCAGGTCGCGCTGGGCGGCAGCTCGATCGCGACGACCGAAGCCAAGAGCGGCCACCTCAGCGAGATCATCGGCGTGCTGGTGGCGGCGGTCGTGCTGTTCGTCGTCTTCGGCTCCCTCGCCGCCAGCCTGCTGCCCATCGCCACGGCGCTGGTCGGCGTCGGCACGGCCGCCATGGGCACCGTCCTGCTCGGCCACCTGATGAAGGTCGCCGACTTCGCGCCGATGCTCGGCACGCTCATCGGGCTCGGCGTCGGCATCGACTACGCCCTGTTCATCGTCACCCGGCACCGCAAGGGCCTGCGGGCCGGTCTGTCCGTGGCCGAGGCGGCCGAGCGGGCCGTCGCCACCACCGGGCGGGCCGTCGTCTTCGCCGGCGGCACCGTCTGCGTGGCGCTGCTCGGCATGCTCATCCTGCGGCTCAGCTTCCTCAACGGCGTCGCGATAGCCGCCTCGCTCACGGTCGTCCTCACCGTCGCCGCCTCCGTCACCCTGCTGCCCGCGCTGCTCGGCCTGATCGGCCACCGGGCCCTCAGCCGCCGCGAGCGCCGCCACCTCGCCGAGCGCGGCCCGCGCACCGAGGCGCTCACCGGGCTCGCCGCCCGCTGGTCCGCCTTCGTCGAGCGCCACCCCAAGCTGCTGGGCACGCTGGCGGCGGCCGTCATGCTCGTCATCGCCCTGCCGACGCTCTCCCTCCACCTCGGCACCTCCGACCAGGGCAACAACCCGGCCACCAGCACCACCCGCCAGGCCTACGACATGCTCGGCGACGGCTTCGGCCCCGGCGTCAACGGCCCGCTCACCCTGGTCGCCGACCTCGACGGCGCCGCCGACCGGCTCGCCTTCAACCGCCTGCCCGACACCCTGCGCCACACCGAGGGCGTCGCGTCCGCGAGCCCGTCGGTCCTGAGCAGCAGCGGCGACACCGGCGTCATCACCGTCGTCCCCACCACCTCGCCCCAGTCCCGCGACACCAGCGACCTCGTCGAGCGGCTGCGCGGCACGGTCCTGCCCAAGGCCATGGACCACACCGGCGTCGACGTCCACGTCGGCGGCCTCACCGCGAGCTACGACGACTTCGCCGGCGTCATCCTCGGCAAGCTGCCGCTCTTCGTCGGCACGGTCGTGGGCCTGGGCTGCCTGCTCCTGCTGCTGGCCTTCCGCAGCATCGGCATCCCCCTGAAGGCCGCGGTGATGAACATCGCCGCCGTCGCCTCCTCCTTCGGCCTGATCGTCGCGATCTTCCAGTGGGGCTGGGGCAGCGAGCTGCTCGGCCTCGGCGGGGCGGGCCCGATCGAGCCGTTCCTGCCGGTCGTCATGGTCTCGGTGCTCTTCGGGCTCTCCATGGACTACCAGGTCTTCCTGGTCAGCCGGATGTACGAGGAGTGGCTGGCCACCCGGGACAACCGCCGCGCGGTCCGGGTCGGCCTCGCGGAGACCAGCCGCGTGATCAACTCCGCGGCGGTCATCATGATCTCGGTCTTCCTCGCGTTCGTCCTGAGCGGTGACCGCGTCATCGCGATGTTCGGCATCGGCCTCGCCGCGGCGGTGGCCCTGGACGCCTTCGTCCTCCGGACGCTGCTGGTGCCGGCCCTGATGCACATGCTGGGCGGCGCGAACTGGTGGCTGCCGGGGTGGCTGGACCGCCGGCTGCCCCGCATCAGCATCGAGCCGCCGGAGCGGGAGAAGGTGCCGGTGGTGGCTGTGGTGCCGGCGCGGGTGGTGACGGAGGAGGGGGCTCGGGAGCGGGTGCCGGTGTAG